The following are encoded in a window of Bacillota bacterium genomic DNA:
- a CDS encoding ABC transporter ATP-binding protein, with protein MLDINALDVYYGNVQVLRELSISVNEGEVVAVIGSNGAGKTTLLRTISGLLQPKAGTITFDGTRIDGMAPHLITKCGIGHVMEGRQIFANLTVRENLLVGAYLHSDKAKIARLVEKAERLFPVLHERRDQLGGTLSGGEQQMLAIGRALMGSPRMLLLDEPSLGLSPLLVEQVAEAIETIRDEEGTPMLLVEQNARLALALSQRGYVIETGEVVLNGESEFLRENDLVKRAYLGF; from the coding sequence ATGCTTGACATTAATGCTCTTGACGTGTACTACGGCAATGTACAGGTTTTAAGGGAACTTAGTATATCGGTAAATGAAGGGGAAGTTGTAGCAGTTATCGGCAGCAACGGCGCCGGGAAAACAACCTTGTTACGTACAATTTCCGGCCTCTTGCAACCGAAGGCGGGAACAATAACGTTTGACGGAACTCGCATTGACGGAATGGCTCCTCATTTAATAACAAAATGTGGTATTGGCCACGTTATGGAGGGGCGACAAATATTCGCCAACCTAACTGTAAGAGAAAACCTTTTGGTAGGCGCATATCTCCATAGCGACAAGGCAAAAATCGCACGCCTGGTCGAGAAGGCTGAGAGGCTTTTCCCCGTGTTACATGAAAGACGGGACCAGCTTGGCGGTACGCTTAGCGGTGGTGAACAACAGATGTTGGCCATAGGCAGGGCGCTAATGGGAAGCCCACGCATGCTGTTACTGGACGAACCTTCCCTGGGTTTGTCTCCGTTATTGGTTGAACAGGTTGCCGAAGCAATAGAAACGATAAGAGATGAAGAAGGTACACCAATGCTGTTGGTTGAGCAAAACGCTCGCTTAGCCTTGGCCTTGTCCCAACGCGGCTATGTAATCGAAACGGGAGAGGTTGTCCTGAACGGGGAGTCGGAGTTCTTGAGGGAAAATGACCTGGTAAAGCGAGCATATCTTGGGTTTTAA